In the Leifsonia sp. 466MF genome, one interval contains:
- a CDS encoding tyrosine-type recombinase/integrase — MHHPAHLTELLSILHYWRVWQESQGLSARTIAERAAVITRLVEFAGVHPLQLSPLAIMAYCSQPGLSDTSRATYHASIRAYCKFLVASDHRADDPSLKTPTPKRPKGKPRPVFDNQLELMLATVNRRRTRTMILLGALAGMRVHEIAKVHGADFDLANEVVTITGKGGSTEMVPLHPDLVREAHQYPRDGYWFPAYASQTDNAHISRQGVYAAIKGVMERAGVQGTPHQLRHWYGTTLLDSGVDVRVVQELMRHKSLDTTAIYTLVNLDKRRAGIERLRLPSAA; from the coding sequence ATCCTGCTCACCTCACCGAACTGTTGTCCATCCTTCACTACTGGCGCGTCTGGCAGGAGTCTCAGGGGCTATCAGCACGCACGATTGCCGAGCGCGCGGCCGTCATCACCCGGCTAGTCGAGTTCGCCGGCGTGCACCCCCTCCAGCTCTCGCCGCTGGCCATCATGGCTTACTGCTCACAGCCGGGGCTGTCGGACACCTCGCGCGCCACCTATCACGCCTCCATCCGCGCCTACTGCAAGTTCCTGGTGGCCAGCGACCACCGCGCCGATGATCCGAGCTTGAAAACGCCGACGCCGAAGCGGCCGAAGGGTAAGCCTCGGCCGGTGTTCGACAATCAGCTGGAGCTGATGCTGGCTACCGTGAACCGCCGGCGGACGCGCACGATGATCTTGCTGGGCGCCCTCGCCGGCATGCGCGTGCACGAGATTGCCAAGGTGCACGGCGCCGATTTCGACCTGGCCAACGAGGTGGTGACCATCACCGGGAAGGGCGGCAGCACCGAGATGGTGCCGCTGCACCCCGACCTGGTGCGCGAGGCCCACCAGTACCCCCGCGACGGCTACTGGTTCCCCGCCTACGCCTCCCAGACGGACAACGCGCATATCAGCCGGCAGGGCGTCTACGCGGCCATCAAGGGCGTGATGGAGCGCGCCGGCGTCCAGGGCACCCCGCACCAGCTGCGGCACTGGTATGGCACGACGCTGCTGGACAGCGGCGTGGACGTTCGCGTGGTCCAGGAGCTGATGCGCCACAAGTCGCTGGACACGACGGCCATTTACACACTGGTGAACCTCGACAAGCGCCGCGCTGGAATCGAACGCCTGAGGCTGCCGAGTGCGGCCTAA